One Pseudoliparis swirei isolate HS2019 ecotype Mariana Trench chromosome 4, NWPU_hadal_v1, whole genome shotgun sequence genomic window carries:
- the sh3gl3a gene encoding endophilin-A3a isoform X1 gives MCTLVSMLEPLPTPDLQLLSEKISGAEGTKLDEDFMEMERKIEVTNKSVFDLLSKTTEYLQPNPASRAKLNMLNTVSKIRGQVKTTGYPQTEGLLGDCMLRYGHELGEDSVFGCALVDMGEAMRQMADVKDSLDIGVKQNFIDPLQNLQDKDLKEITHHLKKLEGRRLDFDYKKKRQGKVPDEEIRQAVEKFDESKELAEKSMFNFLENDVEQASQLLALIEAAAEYHRQSCEILQELSGKLQERISTTSSRPKREFKPKSIRSSIETLDNSRHNSLSYSSSLKSSDIQINPTINGNADHITSVSLSWPESPIINGNIHQSEVLDQPCCRSLYDFEPENEGELGFKEGDIIILTNQIDENWYEGMISGESGFFPINYVDVIVPLPQ, from the exons CTACTCAGTGAAAAGATCAGCGGGGCAGAGGGGACCAAGCTGGACGAAGACTtcatggagatggagagg AAAATTGAGGTGACCAACAAGTCTGTGTTTGATCTCTTGTCCAAAACAACAGAATACCTCCAGCCGAACCCAG CCTCCCGAGCCAAACTGAACATGCTGAACACGGTGTCTAAGATCCGAGGGCAGGTGAAGACCACTGGCTACCCTCAGACTGAAGGCCTGCTGGGAGACTGCATGCTGCGTTACGGCCATGAACTGGGAGAGGACTCTGTGTTTG GCTGTGCTCTGGTGGATATGGGCGAGGCCATGAGGCAGATGGCAGATGTGAAGGACTCCCTGGATATAGGTGTCAAACAAAACTTCATTGACCCCCTACAGAATCTACAGGACAAGGACCTCAAAGAAATCACG CACCACCTGAAGAAGCTGGAGGGCCGCCGCTTGGACTTTGACTACAAGAAGAAGCGCCAGGGAAAAGTCCCAGACGAGGAAATCCGGCAGGCCGTGGAGAAGTTCGATGAGAGCAAAGAGCTGGCGGAGAAGAGCATGTTTAACTTCCTGGAAAATGAT GTAGAGCAGGCGAGCCAGCTACTGGCGCTGATTGAGGCGGCCGCAGAGTACCATCGGCAGTCGTGTGAAATCCTACAGGAGCTCAGTGGAAAGCTGCAGGAAAG GATATCCACAACCAGCAGCCGGCCCAAGAGAGAGTTCAAACCGAAGTCCATCAGGAGCAGCATCGAGACCCTGGACAACAGTCGGCACAACAGCCTGTCCTACAGCTCCTCACTCAAATCCAGCG ATATCCAGATCAACCCAACAATCAATGGTAACG CTGATCATATAACTTCTGTTTCACTGTCATGGCCTGAGAGCCCCATAATCAATGGCAATATTCACC AGAGCGAAGTGTTGGACCAGCCGTGCTGCCGCTCCCTCTATGACTTCGAGCCAGAGAACGAGGGCGAGCTAGGCTTCAAGGAGGGGGACATCATCATCCTCACCAACCAGATAGATGAAAACTGGTACGAGGGCATGATCAGCGGCGAGTCCGGCTTTTTCCCCATCAACTACGTGGACGTCATCGTCCCCCTGCCTCAGTGA
- the LOC130192565 gene encoding calcineurin B homologous protein 1-like — MGSRASTLLRDEEIEEIKKETGFSNPQSLDFQKIPELAINPLGDRIINAFFPVGEDQVNFRGFMQTLAHFRPIEDNEKSKNAAVSEPLNSRTNKLLFAFRLYDLDRDDKISRDELLQVLRMMVGVNISDDQLGSIADRTIQEADTNGDNSISFTEFIKVLEKVDVEQKMSIRFLH, encoded by the exons ATGGGATCCAGAGCCTCCACGTTACTCCGAGATGAGGAAATCGAAGAAATTAAGAAGGAGACCGGCTTCTCGAACCCACAATCCCTG GATTTCCAGAAGATCCCGGAGTTGGCCATCAATCCGCTGGGAGACAGAATCATCAACGCGTTCTTCCCTGTGGGAGAGGACCAGGTGAACTTCCGGGGCTTCATGCAGACTCTGGCTCACTTCAGACCGATCGAGGACAACGAGAAGAGCAAAAACGCCGCCGTCAGCGAGCCGCTCAACAGCAGGACCAACAAGCTGCTCTTTGCTTTCCGTCTGTATGACCTGGACAGAGATGACAAAATCTCCCGGgacgagctgctgcaggtcCTGCGGATGATGGTCGGCGTAAACATTTCAGACGATCAGCTCGGCAGCATCGCCGACCGGACCATACAAGAGGCGGACACGAATGGAGATAACTCCATTTCCTTCACTGAATTCATCAAGGTCTTGGAAAAGGTTGACGTGGAGCAGAAAATGAGCATCCGGTTCCTACACTaa
- the sh3gl3a gene encoding endophilin-A3a isoform X2, producing the protein MSVAGLKKQFHKASQLLSEKISGAEGTKLDEDFMEMERKIEVTNKSVFDLLSKTTEYLQPNPASRAKLNMLNTVSKIRGQVKTTGYPQTEGLLGDCMLRYGHELGEDSVFGCALVDMGEAMRQMADVKDSLDIGVKQNFIDPLQNLQDKDLKEITHHLKKLEGRRLDFDYKKKRQGKVPDEEIRQAVEKFDESKELAEKSMFNFLENDVEQASQLLALIEAAAEYHRQSCEILQELSGKLQERISTTSSRPKREFKPKSIRSSIETLDNSRHNSLSYSSSLKSSDIQINPTINGNADHITSVSLSWPESPIINGNIHQSEVLDQPCCRSLYDFEPENEGELGFKEGDIIILTNQIDENWYEGMISGESGFFPINYVDVIVPLPQ; encoded by the exons CTACTCAGTGAAAAGATCAGCGGGGCAGAGGGGACCAAGCTGGACGAAGACTtcatggagatggagagg AAAATTGAGGTGACCAACAAGTCTGTGTTTGATCTCTTGTCCAAAACAACAGAATACCTCCAGCCGAACCCAG CCTCCCGAGCCAAACTGAACATGCTGAACACGGTGTCTAAGATCCGAGGGCAGGTGAAGACCACTGGCTACCCTCAGACTGAAGGCCTGCTGGGAGACTGCATGCTGCGTTACGGCCATGAACTGGGAGAGGACTCTGTGTTTG GCTGTGCTCTGGTGGATATGGGCGAGGCCATGAGGCAGATGGCAGATGTGAAGGACTCCCTGGATATAGGTGTCAAACAAAACTTCATTGACCCCCTACAGAATCTACAGGACAAGGACCTCAAAGAAATCACG CACCACCTGAAGAAGCTGGAGGGCCGCCGCTTGGACTTTGACTACAAGAAGAAGCGCCAGGGAAAAGTCCCAGACGAGGAAATCCGGCAGGCCGTGGAGAAGTTCGATGAGAGCAAAGAGCTGGCGGAGAAGAGCATGTTTAACTTCCTGGAAAATGAT GTAGAGCAGGCGAGCCAGCTACTGGCGCTGATTGAGGCGGCCGCAGAGTACCATCGGCAGTCGTGTGAAATCCTACAGGAGCTCAGTGGAAAGCTGCAGGAAAG GATATCCACAACCAGCAGCCGGCCCAAGAGAGAGTTCAAACCGAAGTCCATCAGGAGCAGCATCGAGACCCTGGACAACAGTCGGCACAACAGCCTGTCCTACAGCTCCTCACTCAAATCCAGCG ATATCCAGATCAACCCAACAATCAATGGTAACG CTGATCATATAACTTCTGTTTCACTGTCATGGCCTGAGAGCCCCATAATCAATGGCAATATTCACC AGAGCGAAGTGTTGGACCAGCCGTGCTGCCGCTCCCTCTATGACTTCGAGCCAGAGAACGAGGGCGAGCTAGGCTTCAAGGAGGGGGACATCATCATCCTCACCAACCAGATAGATGAAAACTGGTACGAGGGCATGATCAGCGGCGAGTCCGGCTTTTTCCCCATCAACTACGTGGACGTCATCGTCCCCCTGCCTCAGTGA
- the sh3gl3a gene encoding endophilin-A3a isoform X3, producing the protein MCTLVSMLEPLPTPDLQLLSEKISGAEGTKLDEDFMEMERKIEVTNKSVFDLLSKTTEYLQPNPASRAKLNMLNTVSKIRGQVKTTGYPQTEGLLGDCMLRYGHELGEDSVFGCALVDMGEAMRQMADVKDSLDIGVKQNFIDPLQNLQDKDLKEITHHLKKLEGRRLDFDYKKKRQGKVPDEEIRQAVEKFDESKELAEKSMFNFLENDVEQASQLLALIEAAAEYHRQSCEILQELSGKLQERISTTSSRPKREFKPKSIRSSIETLDNSRHNSLSYSSSLKSSDIQINPTINGNESEVLDQPCCRSLYDFEPENEGELGFKEGDIIILTNQIDENWYEGMISGESGFFPINYVDVIVPLPQ; encoded by the exons CTACTCAGTGAAAAGATCAGCGGGGCAGAGGGGACCAAGCTGGACGAAGACTtcatggagatggagagg AAAATTGAGGTGACCAACAAGTCTGTGTTTGATCTCTTGTCCAAAACAACAGAATACCTCCAGCCGAACCCAG CCTCCCGAGCCAAACTGAACATGCTGAACACGGTGTCTAAGATCCGAGGGCAGGTGAAGACCACTGGCTACCCTCAGACTGAAGGCCTGCTGGGAGACTGCATGCTGCGTTACGGCCATGAACTGGGAGAGGACTCTGTGTTTG GCTGTGCTCTGGTGGATATGGGCGAGGCCATGAGGCAGATGGCAGATGTGAAGGACTCCCTGGATATAGGTGTCAAACAAAACTTCATTGACCCCCTACAGAATCTACAGGACAAGGACCTCAAAGAAATCACG CACCACCTGAAGAAGCTGGAGGGCCGCCGCTTGGACTTTGACTACAAGAAGAAGCGCCAGGGAAAAGTCCCAGACGAGGAAATCCGGCAGGCCGTGGAGAAGTTCGATGAGAGCAAAGAGCTGGCGGAGAAGAGCATGTTTAACTTCCTGGAAAATGAT GTAGAGCAGGCGAGCCAGCTACTGGCGCTGATTGAGGCGGCCGCAGAGTACCATCGGCAGTCGTGTGAAATCCTACAGGAGCTCAGTGGAAAGCTGCAGGAAAG GATATCCACAACCAGCAGCCGGCCCAAGAGAGAGTTCAAACCGAAGTCCATCAGGAGCAGCATCGAGACCCTGGACAACAGTCGGCACAACAGCCTGTCCTACAGCTCCTCACTCAAATCCAGCG ATATCCAGATCAACCCAACAATCAATGGTAACG AGAGCGAAGTGTTGGACCAGCCGTGCTGCCGCTCCCTCTATGACTTCGAGCCAGAGAACGAGGGCGAGCTAGGCTTCAAGGAGGGGGACATCATCATCCTCACCAACCAGATAGATGAAAACTGGTACGAGGGCATGATCAGCGGCGAGTCCGGCTTTTTCCCCATCAACTACGTGGACGTCATCGTCCCCCTGCCTCAGTGA
- the gjd6 gene encoding gap junction protein delta 6 has translation MTEWTLLKRLLDAVHQHSTMIGRLWLTVMVIFRLLIVAVATEDVYTDEQQMFVCNTLQPGCSTVCYDAFAPISQPRFWVFHIISVSTPSLCFIIYTWHNLSKLPHNTTQRQRHGPGGPKVGKGSGREVYDLSCDSDSCSIRSHKHLGHSVADVLEGVAAQTHLRGDPNNIVSLSHARGYTVIEGNAEGHVVSGGVLSKCYIFHVCVRAVLEVGFVTAQWKLFGFQVPVHFLCTSTPCSQPVDCYVSRPTEKTIFLLFMFCVGIFCILLNLLELNHLGWKKIRQVVKLRERVSWAGCPGIRGGYETFPLDSPSLTSSLGCRDMTSTTCLPTLDLVMGHQPDWTCAVNSGRMREPEEVREIGPEQPKTQESHKGEQQPLRSKRAIRESKQRSAECWI, from the coding sequence ATGACGGAGTGGACTTTGCTCAAACGACTCCTGGATGCTGTCCACCAGCACTCCACCATGATCGGGCGCCTGTGGCTCACCGTCATGGTCATTTTCCGGCTGCTCATCGTTGCTGTGGCGACTGAGGACGTGTACACCGACGAGCAGCAGATGTTTGTGTGCAACACGCTGCAGCCGGGATGCTCCACCGTCTGCTATGACGCGTTCGCGCCCATCTCGCAACCTCGCTTCTGGGTGTTCCACATCATCAGCGTCTCCACACCATCCCTCTGCTTCATCATCTACACTTGGCATAACCTGTCCAAGCTGCCTCACAATACCACCCAGAGGCAACGGCATGGACCAGGAGGCCCTAAGGTGGGAAAAGGCAGTGGACGGGAGGTGTATGACCTAAGCTGCGACTCGGACAGTTGCTCCATCCGCTCCCATAAGCATCTGGGTCACAGCGTGGCGGATGTGCTGGAGGGCGTTGCCGCTCAGACCCACCTGAGGGGAGACCCCAACAACATTGTGTCCTTGAGCCACGCCAGAGGTTACACCGTCATAGAGGGGAATGCAGagggtcatgtggtctctggaggGGTTTTGTCGAAATGTTATAtcttccatgtgtgtgtacgggCAGTTCTGGAGGTGGGCTTTGTCACGGCTCAATGGAAGCTGTTTGGCTTCCAGGTACCTGTCCATTTCCTGTGTACCTCGACCCCTTGCAGCCAGCCGGTGGACTGCTACGTGTCCAGGCCCACGGAGAAGACCATCTTTTTGCTCTTCATGTTTTGTGTGGGGATTTTCTGTATCCTGCTTAACCTGCTGGAGCTCAACCATCTGGGCTGGAAGAAGATCAGGCAGGTTGTGAAGCTGAGGGAGAGGGTGTCCTGGGCAGGTTGTCCAGGTATAAGAGGGGGGTATGAAACCTTCCCCTTAGACAGCCCCTCTCTCACATCTTCTTTGGGCTGCAGGGACATGACCAGCACCACTTGCCTGCCCACTTTGGACCTGGTGATGGGGCATCAGCCTGACTGGACCTGTGCTGTGAACAGTGGCAGGATGAGGGAGCCTGAGGAGGTCAGAGAGATTGGACCAGAGCAACCAAAGACACAGGAGTCCCATAAAGGAGAGCAGCAGCCTCTGAGGAGTAAGAGAGCCATCAGAGAGTCTAAACAAAGAAGTGCTGAGTGCTGGATATAG